In Gambusia affinis linkage group LG20, SWU_Gaff_1.0, whole genome shotgun sequence, the genomic window gcaaatatctggtttcagctgtaagTCAAACTTAGtttattcagaaaacatttgaatgaggttttaaacagttttctatGTGTTGTCCGAAACAGAGGCAGGAAGTGACACGTGCAGAGATCTTACTCTACGTGTTGGGAACAGGCCAGAGAAGAAATGGCTGACAGTGTTGAGACTCACCGACTCTATTCAGTTTAGCCACTCttatatttaaaacaggaaggaaCCAGAATGAAAATCAACAAGATTAGCTTTTACCATAAGAACAATTCTAACAGTTTGTTTCAGCAGCCTGGTCGGTGTTGGTATATTTCTTGTAATGCTGTTGCAGGTGATTTCTGTATTGATACTGCAGAGGTTTACTAACTCATTTACAGAGTTGTGATAATCATTGGCTATTCTAACGTAACTTTTGATtgtgaaaattgtaaaaatgttaaagaaatcttaaaaaGCTGTGAAGGATGAAAAGGACTCTTACATACTGAagtaatatttcagatatttcagttatttaagataaaagtaTTGGGAAAATCTCTGAAAGCTGATTGTTTAAGAGCACAGATTACCAAACAACACTGTGAGAACACAAGGTCGTGACCTCTGTATCTGACCTGCGAAGCGGCCCAGGGGGATGCGGGACTTCATGGTCTGGGCTTTTTCCGGGTCACTCCAGCCCAGGCGACCCATCTTTGTCATAACAACTGTAGGGTTGACGCTGTTCACACGAATCTGATCGGACCACAAAGCAAGTTTCTGAGTCAGCACAGAGAGCAGCATCACCGTGTGTGtggagaacacacacactgacaggaGTTTCTGCTGCTAAGTCACTGATGTCTTGGTTTTTTAGAGGACGCTCTGTCAGTTAAAGGTTTCTGCTGCAGACATGAGGTGGGAATGCTTCTGTGTGGAAGTAATATCAATAATATCatgcaaaaaactttttaaaaactccgGACAGTAACTGTCAGTGTTGTTGCTAGGCAGACTGGATACGTGCTGAACTTAGGCTTTAcagacaaagttttatttaagttaagGTTTAATTAAAGCTCAGAGCTGCTCGACTATATATAGATGTGATTTCGGTATCTTTGGACCTTTAATTCTAAACTGGCCTTTTGGATTGGAGGTCAAACAGCTTCAGGAAACgagagaaaaagaacaactGTAAATCCTCTGTTCAAGAAGAGTTCTCTGGAACCGTTGTGGTGTTTAAAACAGACAGAGGCTGGGCTCCTTTAGCGAATCCCTCCTGCAGGTTTGAGTGAAGCAGTACCTGATGGGGTCCGAGCTCTAGGGCCATCACTTTGGTCAGCATGTCCAGGGCCCCTTTAGTTGCACCTGAGCAAGACAGAACGACACTGGAAGTGATTACAAGAACATCAAAGTTAGAATACTGTGAAAAAGTGCTATGATGCAGCATCTCAGAAAGGGAAACTCATTATGTATTATAATCACATATAACATAGAGAGATATTTCCCAAGACTGTTTCtagtcattttgatgattatgcaAGTTCAGTGTCCCAGAAAATCAAAATCGTGTGAAAAAGATTCTTTATTATTGTAATAACTAACCTGTTAACCCCAGTCAGCTGTTTAACTAAAACACCTGCAGATGTTTCCTGAGCCTCCAAGGTCACTCTGGGTCAGCAGGACACAATCATGGTAAGGTTTGGGGTATCATGTTTtactggttctggtccactgggTTTCCACAGTCAACGCAGTGTTGACCAGGAGAATCTAGAGCTCTCCATGCTTCCTCTGCTGACCAGCTGGATGAAGATGAACTACAAACTcccctgacctttaaccccttTGAACATCTCAGGGCtgttgtcaagaggaagatgagagacaaCAGACCCAACAGGGCAGTTGAGCAGAAGGCAGAAACCAAACCAACCATCACACATACACAGAACCACCGGCTGGTCGCCTCCATGCCACGGCGCATTGATCcagtaatttaaattaaaatggagCCCTGACCAAGAACTGAGTGGACAGAAGCATACCTGTCAGAGTCCTGACCTCTGTGCTTAAAGCACCCGATTTTTATTGTTCTAATCTGATATTTTAGCCTTCTGAGACACTGAATTTTGGCTTTTCTTCACCTATAAGCCACaattattaaaactgcaaaggaCAAAAGCTGAGAATATTTCAATCTGTGGGCAATGAATCTCTCGAAATTGACCGTTTCACTCTCTGAGAGGGCCGGCaagaaatattgcactttttattttatgcaatatttcATTTCTTCGGTTTGTTTCTCAAAGTGTGGTGAAGGAGAAGACAGTGAATGTCAAGCTGTCTGTTCCTCACAGTAAACAGCATGATCCCTGAGGGCGCGCTGAGACGCCTGGCTGGACACGTTGACGATGGAGCCGCCCGACCCTCTGGCTTTCATCCCACCAGCCACCATCTaccacagacacagaaacagatAGCTTTGGTGGTTTACAGTAAAAGGATTGCATGGTCcatctaactgtgtgtgtgtgtatcgcAGAGTTAAGCATTCACAGCCATcagcagttttgtgttttgctgccTTCTGCACAGCATAAAGTCCACCTCAGAGTGCCAGTGGCAAAGGTTTTAGAGTCATTCTGAGGAAATCACTAGTGAGGAAGAATATGAATAAAGTGTTTTGATGAAttcaataaattcatttaatgtAGATGCACATGGCAGCTGAAAAAACAGATCTTACTTTAGGGCTGTTTTACCTGAGAAACGTGCAGCACAGCTTTCACATTCACATTAAAcattctgaaaaacaacaacagttgGTTGAAACCAGTTACTCAGTTCTTGTCCTCACCCTTTGACCTGATCTGTATCTAAGAGAGTAAAATGGTGTCATTCTGGCCTTACAGGTCAAACTGGTCAGGCGTGACCTCCAGGAATGGCTGCAGTTTGGCGTAGGCAGCATTGTTCACCAGCAGATCGATGGGCCCGACGTCCTTCAGGGCAGCCTCGGTGGCTGCCCAGTCCACCAGGTCCACACACACTGGGACGATGGCTGGACACTGGAGGGGGGCGAAGGAGGAAGTCAGAGTATTTACTTTCAAGGTGAAGGCAGAGAGAGAATGAACAAGATGTCTGCACATCTACAGAAAACCAAACTGTGAGGGAGTTTGTATCAAATAAGAACAGGGAtggggtggtgtgtgtgtgtgtgtgtgcgtgtgtgtgtgtgtgtgtggaggggggcGGAGGGGTCACCACAGTGGGGTTACCTCTTGCACTAAACTGTTGAGGTCAGCCTGTGTCCGTGTGACTGCAGTGACCCTCGCCCCGCAGCGAGCCAGAGCCAGAGCCGTGGCCCTGCCGATACCTGATACACAAAATATACATCATCATCCAGACTGAAGCTGCAGGGTCACACAAATCCAccaacatgcacacacacatgtttgcatggctatctttgtggggactttccactGACTTCCATTCAAAAAGAGCGTTTCCCATTGTTGGAACCAGGCAGGCTTCACTCCTCACAACGTAGTATGTGTCAAGAAAATgctccccacaaggtattacaaacacacacacacacacaattcaaaaatactttattgatcccaaaggaaaacTAAACATTGCTCTAagtcatattaattcaaatttgtcaaagagttattgtacaTCCTGATAGCAGAAAGAATCTCCTGTAGCTGCCTGTATTCAGTggatctgaagaagcctctgactgaaggcgCTCTGTCTATGACAGCCTCATAAAGAGGAGGTAAAGGTTGTCCATCATTTTCTTGACTTTATGTCGAATCAGTGTTTGCATCATCATTTCCAGAGgttccacacacacaaatatttttcaaaatgttttggcggaaatttctttttttgaaatgtcaaaaatctttttatcacttcatttttaacaatactgtacaacaatttattttgaaagcagtgAGGAAACTGGATCAGTGGTAGCGATTTAATGGCCACCAAGCCTCAAACATCTGGAGTATGAAGACTAGATTGTGACGGAGAATAAACACATAGAGAACTGAAGCATCGTCCGTCTGTAGATTCCCAGTGAGGCACTGTTTGCCTTATTACTGAA contains:
- the dcxr gene encoding L-xylulose reductase, encoding MEISFAGKQALVTGAGKGIGRATALALARCGARVTAVTRTQADLNSLVQECPAIVPVCVDLVDWAATEAALKDVGPIDLLVNNAAYAKLQPFLEVTPDQFDLMFNVNVKAVLHVSQMVAGGMKARGSGGSIVNVSSQASQRALRDHAVYCATKGALDMLTKVMALELGPHQIRVNSVNPTVVMTKMGRLGWSDPEKAQTMKSRIPLGRFAEEEDVVNCILFLLSEKSSMVNGVALPVDGGHLAC